The Verrucomicrobiia bacterium genome includes a window with the following:
- the argH gene encoding argininosuccinate lyase: MSSKQSPVSRSGRFGSGPAAEVAKFSESISFDWRLWRHDIMGSIAHATMLRKIGVLTELELASIKMGLEEIGREIDDGRFEWKEELEDVHMNIEAELTKRVPAGAKLHTSRSRNDQVALDVRMWVRDEIAELCQEIRGLQKALVELGAKNSDVVIPGYTHLQRAQPVYFAHHLLAYAEMLERDHSRLVDCFQRVNVCPLGSGAIAGSTLPLDREFVAQQLGFVDANDKPIVTQNSMDGVSDRDFMVEFCSTAALIAVHLSRLSEDIIIWFSTEFSYIKIADAYTTGSSLMPQKKNPDVAELTRGKSGRVVGNLMSLLTLLKGLPMTYNRDLQEDKERLFDTSDTVHACVRLTAAMIANTTVNKAACAKAASDPLLLATDLADYLVKKGMAFRQAHHVVGAVVAHSEKTGKPLDKLTVKEFQAIDKTFTKDVADVFNLQKAMDRRAITGAPGTSEVKKQLARWKKQLA, from the coding sequence ATGAGCAGCAAGCAAAGTCCCGTTTCCCGTTCCGGCCGGTTTGGCAGCGGTCCCGCCGCCGAGGTCGCCAAGTTCTCGGAGTCCATCTCCTTTGACTGGCGGCTCTGGCGTCACGACATCATGGGCTCCATCGCCCACGCCACCATGCTGCGCAAGATCGGCGTGCTCACAGAGCTGGAACTCGCCTCCATCAAGATGGGTCTGGAAGAGATCGGGCGCGAGATTGATGACGGCCGTTTCGAGTGGAAGGAAGAACTCGAAGACGTGCACATGAACATCGAGGCCGAGCTGACCAAGCGCGTGCCCGCCGGTGCCAAGCTGCACACCTCCCGCTCACGCAACGACCAGGTGGCCCTCGACGTCCGCATGTGGGTGCGCGATGAGATCGCCGAATTGTGCCAAGAGATCCGCGGCTTACAAAAAGCGCTCGTGGAACTTGGTGCGAAGAACAGCGATGTCGTCATTCCCGGCTACACGCATCTGCAACGCGCCCAGCCCGTTTACTTCGCGCATCACCTGCTCGCCTACGCGGAAATGTTGGAGCGCGATCATAGCCGTTTGGTAGATTGCTTCCAGCGCGTGAACGTCTGCCCGCTCGGCAGCGGCGCGATCGCTGGTTCCACCTTGCCTCTCGACCGCGAATTCGTCGCGCAACAACTCGGCTTCGTGGATGCGAATGATAAACCCATCGTCACCCAGAACAGCATGGATGGCGTGAGTGATCGCGATTTCATGGTGGAGTTCTGTTCCACTGCCGCCCTCATCGCCGTGCATCTCTCGCGTCTGTCGGAAGACATCATCATCTGGTTCAGCACCGAGTTCAGCTACATCAAGATCGCCGATGCCTACACCACGGGATCGTCCCTGATGCCGCAGAAGAAGAACCCCGACGTGGCCGAACTCACGCGTGGCAAATCCGGCCGCGTCGTAGGGAATCTCATGTCCCTGCTCACTCTGCTGAAAGGTCTGCCTATGACCTACAATCGCGATCTGCAAGAGGACAAGGAACGTCTCTTCGACACCTCGGACACCGTCCACGCCTGCGTGCGTCTCACCGCCGCGATGATCGCGAACACCACCGTGAACAAAGCCGCCTGCGCGAAAGCAGCGAGCGATCCCCTGCTCCTTGCCACCGATCTCGCGGATTATCTCGTGAAGAAAGGCATGGCCTTCCGCCAGGCCCATCATGTCGTCGGTGCCGTTGTCGCGCATAGCGAGAAGACCGGCAAACCGCTCGACAAACTCACTGTGAAAGAATTCCAAGCCATCGACAAGACGTTCACGAAAGACGTCGCCGATGTCTTCAACCTCCAGAAAGCCATGGACCGCCGCGCCATCACCGGTGCCCCCGGCACCAGCGAAGTGAAGAAACAATTGGCGCGCTGGAAAAAGCAACTGGCATAG
- a CDS encoding DNA polymerase III subunit translates to MAFASFGGQQQVVTLLQRSLERGRLAHAYLFTGDQLEELEAVARTLAKTLNCQNPPARAANGLPLDCCEQCVNCRKVQEGNHADVQWLRPESKTRIISVDQVRELIQTVNLKPTEAEYKIGVLVAADRLNVQAANAFLKTLEEPPKKSVIILLSTEPGRLLDTILSRCIRLTFATGGQKFSEAQLGWLDAFATTVSEAQGGLLARYRLLGTLLGQLNASKEVIEEQLTARSPLNRYADVESDLKEKWEDELKASIEAEYRRQRSEMLNALQWWLRDVWLQTVNVGDDLLTFPQHQAVTAAIAQKLQPTDALANLTHLERLQRLLFTNVQEALALEVGLLKLKL, encoded by the coding sequence ATGGCATTCGCGTCGTTTGGCGGACAGCAGCAAGTCGTCACCCTGCTCCAGCGCAGTCTGGAGCGCGGACGGCTCGCCCATGCCTATCTTTTCACCGGCGATCAACTGGAAGAACTCGAAGCCGTCGCCCGTACCCTCGCCAAAACGCTCAATTGCCAGAACCCTCCCGCTCGCGCTGCTAACGGCCTGCCGCTGGATTGCTGCGAGCAATGCGTGAACTGCCGCAAAGTGCAGGAAGGTAATCACGCGGATGTGCAATGGCTGCGCCCGGAATCCAAGACGCGCATCATCTCCGTGGATCAGGTGCGCGAGCTCATCCAGACGGTGAACCTCAAACCCACCGAGGCCGAATACAAGATCGGCGTGCTGGTAGCCGCGGACCGCCTGAACGTGCAGGCCGCGAACGCGTTCCTGAAAACTCTGGAAGAGCCACCCAAGAAATCCGTCATCATCTTGCTCTCCACCGAACCCGGCCGCCTGCTAGATACGATTCTCTCTCGTTGTATCCGTCTCACCTTTGCTACCGGTGGACAGAAATTCTCCGAAGCGCAACTCGGCTGGCTGGATGCCTTCGCCACCACCGTTTCCGAAGCGCAAGGTGGCCTGCTTGCCCGTTACCGCTTGCTCGGCACTTTGCTCGGCCAATTGAACGCGTCAAAAGAAGTCATTGAAGAACAGCTCACCGCCCGCTCTCCGCTGAACCGCTACGCAGACGTGGAATCCGATCTCAAAGAAAAGTGGGAAGATGAACTGAAAGCCTCCATCGAGGCCGAGTATCGCCGTCAACGCTCTGAGATGCTGAACGCGCTGCAATGGTGGCTCCGCGATGTCTGGCTGCAAACCGTGAACGTAGGCGATGACCTGCTCACCTTCCCGCAACACCAAGCCGTCACCGCCGCCATCGCCCAAAAACTGCAACCCACCGACGCCCTCGCGAACCTGACACACTTGGAACGCCTCCAACGCCTCCTCTTCACCAACGTGCAAGAAGCGCTGGCTCTCGAAGTAGGTTTGTTGAAGCTGAAACTGTAG
- a CDS encoding DUF3106 domain-containing protein yields MSRLLRILSFAALSVGQGVLWAQTEPAAGQDKENQPKEERRFSPVGEKGRPPGEPGRGGRGPRNPADEFRWSMDDFRWLLAMTAEEREAELANKSESTRAKLLAKLKEYDALSLEEQELRIRSTELFFDMMFLFAAPPEKRAEKLQRMPEERRVLVQGRLEQWDKLSPELQQEVVEHQSTLRYVVRVEAAPAGTKADVFAAMSPEHRQRVEADIQKIQALPKEKRERMLDNFHRMYDLSDKEKKAILEKLNQTERAKVQQRIAEYEKLSPDERKRCMDSARRFTNLSSEDQARFMEGAERWEKMSEDERNTWRNLVKQMPPLPPGLNNRPPALPMAKPALNPPSHLPSPPSPAP; encoded by the coding sequence ATGTCCCGTCTTCTCCGCATCCTTTCGTTCGCCGCACTGAGTGTCGGCCAAGGGGTGCTTTGGGCGCAGACGGAACCTGCGGCTGGCCAAGATAAAGAGAATCAGCCCAAGGAGGAGCGGCGTTTTTCGCCAGTTGGTGAAAAAGGTCGTCCTCCGGGAGAACCGGGGAGGGGGGGGCGTGGTCCCCGGAATCCTGCAGATGAGTTCCGGTGGTCGATGGATGATTTTCGCTGGTTGTTGGCGATGACTGCCGAGGAGCGCGAAGCGGAGCTGGCGAACAAGTCTGAGTCTACACGTGCCAAGCTGCTGGCCAAACTCAAGGAGTATGACGCGCTTTCACTGGAGGAGCAGGAACTGCGCATCCGGTCCACGGAATTGTTCTTCGACATGATGTTCCTGTTCGCGGCACCGCCGGAGAAACGTGCGGAAAAATTGCAGCGCATGCCGGAAGAACGACGGGTGTTGGTACAGGGCCGTTTGGAGCAATGGGACAAACTGTCACCTGAATTGCAGCAGGAGGTGGTAGAGCACCAGAGCACATTGCGCTATGTGGTCCGCGTGGAGGCGGCTCCTGCTGGAACCAAAGCAGATGTCTTTGCGGCCATGTCCCCTGAGCACCGCCAGCGGGTGGAGGCGGATATCCAAAAGATACAGGCTTTGCCCAAGGAAAAGCGTGAGCGGATGCTGGATAATTTTCATCGGATGTACGACCTGTCCGACAAGGAAAAGAAAGCCATCCTCGAGAAGCTGAACCAGACTGAACGTGCAAAGGTTCAGCAACGCATCGCTGAATATGAGAAACTTTCGCCGGATGAGCGCAAGAGATGCATGGATTCCGCACGGCGCTTCACCAATTTAAGCTCGGAGGATCAGGCCCGTTTTATGGAAGGTGCCGAGCGTTGGGAGAAGATGAGTGAGGATGAGCGCAACACTTGGCGCAATCTTGTCAAGCAAATGCCGCCGCTTCCGCCGGGCCTGAACAACCGACCGCCAGCGCTGCCCATGGCAAAGCCTGCATTGAATCCGCCGTCACATCTTCCCTCACCGCCTAGTCCGGCTCCGTAG
- a CDS encoding alpha/beta hydrolase, which translates to MKSLIVNGGVALVLALFSAGQAIAADLGALTPERLEELRKRYPEADLNKDGKLTVEEGMAYYTQRTKKSSPTTNSKLPKADFANVKYGPHARNVLDIWQAKSDKPTPLVVFIHGGGFRGGDKSGASADMIKACHENGVSYMSISYRFLPDAPVQDIMRDCARAIQFVRYKAKEYSIDPKRIASYGSSAGAGTSVWLAVHDDLADPKSEDPVLRESSRLTAAGSLNGQATYDLIEWEEKIGKFKADWSSDLEAQAFYHLKSREEVDGEKGQKIRADVSMLKLVSKGDAPVFIYCANEGGEPKDRNHLLHHPKHATVLKEYCDKAGVSAEMFLIKAEPKTTGNYSEAMRKFFFKHLGVETKVAKGE; encoded by the coding sequence ATGAAATCATTGATCGTGAATGGTGGTGTGGCGTTGGTATTGGCGCTGTTTTCCGCAGGGCAGGCGATTGCGGCGGATTTGGGGGCGTTGACACCGGAGCGGTTGGAGGAATTGCGGAAGCGTTATCCGGAAGCGGATTTGAACAAGGACGGCAAGCTGACGGTGGAGGAGGGAATGGCGTATTACACGCAGCGGACGAAGAAGAGTTCACCGACAACGAACAGCAAGTTGCCGAAGGCGGATTTCGCGAACGTAAAGTATGGGCCGCACGCGCGGAATGTGCTGGATATCTGGCAGGCGAAATCGGACAAGCCGACGCCGCTGGTGGTATTCATCCATGGTGGTGGATTTCGCGGCGGCGATAAGTCCGGTGCGAGTGCGGACATGATCAAGGCGTGCCATGAAAACGGCGTGTCCTACATGTCCATCAGCTATCGCTTCCTGCCGGATGCGCCGGTGCAGGACATCATGAGGGACTGCGCGCGGGCGATCCAGTTCGTGCGTTACAAGGCGAAGGAATACAGCATCGATCCGAAACGGATCGCGTCGTATGGCAGTTCGGCGGGCGCGGGGACATCGGTGTGGCTGGCGGTGCATGATGATCTGGCGGATCCAAAGAGCGAGGATCCGGTGTTGCGCGAGTCGTCGCGTTTGACGGCGGCGGGTTCGCTGAACGGACAGGCGACGTATGACTTGATCGAGTGGGAGGAGAAGATCGGGAAGTTCAAGGCGGATTGGTCAAGCGATCTGGAGGCGCAGGCGTTTTATCATCTGAAATCGCGCGAGGAAGTGGATGGCGAGAAGGGCCAGAAGATCCGGGCGGACGTGAGTATGCTGAAGCTGGTGAGCAAGGGTGATGCGCCGGTGTTCATCTATTGCGCGAATGAGGGCGGTGAGCCGAAGGACCGCAATCATCTGCTGCATCATCCGAAGCACGCGACGGTGCTTAAGGAGTATTGTGACAAGGCGGGCGTGTCGGCGGAGATGTTCTTGATCAAGGCGGAGCCGAAGACGACGGGTAATTACAGCGAGGCGATGCGGAAGTTTTTCTTCAAGCATCTGGGGGTGGAGACGAAGGTGGCGAAGGGGGAGTAG
- a CDS encoding sulfatase yields the protein MLAAIAVFTLMLGAVNAQAATGEQPNVVLFLVDDMGWMDSGAYGSKYYETPNIDKFAKRAMRFTNAYSQPLCSPTRASILTGQYSARHGITSATGHQPPQPAGHKFIAEAGPANQAMLLPESKNFFEPSQVTLAETLKTAGYRTAHIGKWHLGLTQPHWPEQQGFDVTFHCHPDPGPPGEYFSPYGVKPVGVPGGRNKVGNITDGPEGEYIVDRQATEAVKFIQGSKGGPFYLNLWCYGVHGPWGHKEEYTKYFATKKDPTGRQGNPIMASMLKSVDECFGRIVDELEKQGVADNTVIIFYSDNGGNVHSNVPATAKTAKAEKSKSELLTDWRKWAGDKPPTMNTPLRDGKGTLYEGGTRVPLMWAWAGKIKPGTMSEAIVGPIDVYPTVIDLLGIKKPAQQVMDGVSYAKVLKGEGNLERKAYFNYHPHAGANRAGGVWVRSGDFKLLRWFGNPNTHELYNLREDISEAKNLAEAMPEKVKELSALIDGFLKHTGATYPRPNPAYAAKPAVPAKPVAADDLQGWVPKAVKTSFKDGALHIEADGRNPFIATARLAALKYEGAVKLNLRLRSVQGGEGKVQWRTTEQETFPADGQVVTFKVPGGAGWNEVPVALPVSGSIAHMRVYLPAQNGPVDVDWIQLAPVEKGKGMTWDFGGVVK from the coding sequence ATGCTGGCGGCGATTGCGGTGTTCACTTTGATGCTCGGGGCCGTGAATGCACAAGCTGCGACAGGTGAACAGCCGAATGTGGTTTTGTTCCTGGTGGATGATATGGGGTGGATGGATTCGGGGGCTTACGGGAGCAAGTATTACGAGACGCCGAACATTGATAAATTCGCGAAGCGAGCGATGAGGTTCACGAACGCGTATTCGCAGCCGCTATGTTCGCCCACGCGGGCGAGTATTTTGACGGGGCAGTATTCGGCGCGTCATGGCATCACCAGCGCCACGGGGCATCAGCCACCGCAACCGGCGGGGCATAAGTTCATCGCGGAGGCGGGACCGGCAAATCAGGCGATGCTGTTGCCGGAGAGCAAAAACTTTTTTGAGCCGTCACAGGTCACGCTGGCGGAGACATTGAAAACAGCGGGGTATCGCACAGCGCATATCGGGAAGTGGCATTTGGGACTGACGCAACCGCATTGGCCGGAGCAGCAGGGATTTGATGTCACGTTTCATTGTCATCCTGACCCAGGCCCGCCGGGTGAGTATTTCTCGCCTTATGGAGTGAAGCCGGTGGGCGTTCCAGGCGGGCGCAATAAAGTGGGCAATATCACGGACGGGCCGGAGGGCGAATACATCGTGGACCGGCAGGCGACGGAGGCGGTGAAATTCATCCAGGGCAGCAAGGGCGGGCCGTTTTACTTGAACCTCTGGTGCTACGGTGTACACGGGCCTTGGGGGCATAAGGAGGAATACACGAAGTATTTTGCGACGAAGAAAGACCCGACGGGGCGGCAGGGAAATCCGATCATGGCATCCATGCTGAAAAGTGTGGACGAATGCTTCGGGCGGATCGTGGATGAATTGGAGAAGCAGGGTGTGGCGGACAACACGGTCATCATCTTCTACTCGGACAATGGCGGGAATGTGCACAGCAATGTGCCCGCCACGGCGAAGACCGCCAAGGCGGAGAAGAGCAAGAGCGAGCTGCTGACGGACTGGCGCAAATGGGCGGGAGACAAACCGCCGACTATGAACACGCCGTTGCGCGATGGGAAAGGCACGCTCTATGAGGGCGGCACGCGAGTGCCGCTGATGTGGGCGTGGGCGGGGAAAATCAAGCCGGGCACGATGAGTGAGGCCATCGTGGGGCCGATTGACGTGTATCCGACGGTGATTGATCTGCTGGGCATCAAGAAGCCGGCTCAACAAGTGATGGACGGGGTGAGTTATGCGAAGGTGTTGAAGGGCGAGGGCAACTTGGAGCGCAAAGCGTATTTCAATTATCACCCACATGCGGGAGCGAATCGTGCAGGCGGTGTGTGGGTGCGGAGCGGGGATTTCAAACTGCTGCGGTGGTTTGGAAATCCGAATACGCATGAACTCTACAATCTGCGCGAGGATATCAGTGAGGCGAAAAACTTGGCGGAGGCGATGCCGGAGAAGGTGAAGGAGTTGAGCGCGTTGATCGATGGTTTTTTGAAGCACACGGGAGCGACATATCCGAGGCCGAATCCGGCTTATGCGGCGAAGCCTGCGGTGCCTGCGAAACCAGTGGCGGCGGATGATCTGCAAGGGTGGGTGCCGAAGGCGGTGAAGACATCGTTCAAGGACGGGGCATTGCATATCGAAGCGGATGGGCGTAATCCGTTCATTGCAACAGCACGGTTGGCGGCGTTGAAGTATGAAGGGGCGGTGAAGTTGAATCTGCGTTTACGCAGCGTCCAAGGGGGCGAGGGGAAGGTGCAATGGCGCACGACGGAGCAGGAGACGTTTCCGGCGGATGGGCAGGTCGTGACGTTTAAGGTGCCAGGTGGTGCGGGCTGGAATGAAGTGCCGGTGGCTTTGCCGGTAAGTGGGTCGATCGCTCATATGCGAGTCTATCTGCCCGCGCAGAATGGACCTGTGGACGTGGACTGGATACAGCTTGCGCCCGTAGAGAAGGGGAAAGGGATGACGTGGGATTTCGGTGGAGTGGTGAAATGA
- a CDS encoding sigma-70 family RNA polymerase sigma factor has translation MAVENFNYSPRKFVSIGMGKTSVIGYGHLSQPSSVFCDEFVSSYEDDENSIRRGTLAEFRCLMKPLMASVSGALSPVAVSAPPVQKAMVYAPDKATDQQDPDAILMLRVKDGDMVAFETLVERYKQPLINLLYRTLPDATEAEDLAQNVFIQVYKSAHRYEASARFSTWLFTIARNLCLNEIRRRSRHPAESMDVTHPENEDQPLRQIEDVKQFAPPDTMLQGELTDKVEEAIASLPENQRTAMLLCRQDDLSYDDIAKVLGCSLSATKSLIHRARETLKQRLKPYLKTGSWKETL, from the coding sequence ATGGCGGTGGAAAACTTCAACTATTCGCCCCGGAAATTCGTATCAATAGGTATGGGCAAAACATCTGTCATCGGTTATGGTCATCTCAGTCAGCCGAGTTCCGTCTTTTGCGATGAGTTCGTGTCTTCATATGAAGACGATGAAAATTCTATCCGGAGAGGAACTTTGGCTGAGTTCAGGTGTTTGATGAAGCCGCTTATGGCATCCGTTTCAGGGGCGTTAAGTCCGGTCGCCGTTTCTGCACCCCCAGTGCAGAAAGCGATGGTCTATGCCCCTGATAAGGCGACTGATCAGCAGGATCCCGATGCCATCCTGATGCTCAGGGTGAAGGATGGGGATATGGTGGCTTTTGAGACGCTGGTGGAGCGTTATAAACAGCCTCTTATTAACCTCTTATACCGAACGTTGCCTGATGCCACCGAGGCGGAAGACTTGGCGCAAAATGTCTTTATCCAAGTTTATAAATCCGCTCATCGCTACGAAGCTTCTGCCCGGTTTTCCACTTGGCTTTTCACCATTGCTAGGAACCTCTGCCTCAACGAGATACGCCGTCGCTCACGCCATCCCGCGGAGTCCATGGATGTGACGCATCCGGAGAATGAGGACCAGCCTTTGCGGCAGATCGAGGATGTGAAGCAGTTTGCTCCGCCGGATACGATGTTGCAGGGAGAATTGACCGATAAGGTGGAAGAGGCGATTGCGAGTCTGCCGGAGAATCAGCGGACGGCGATGCTTTTGTGTCGTCAGGACGATTTATCGTATGACGATATCGCTAAAGTGCTGGGGTGTTCGCTGTCGGCGACCAAATCGCTGATACATCGGGCACGTGAGACACTGAAGCAGCGGTTAAAGCCTTACTTGAAGACGGGTTCATGGAAAGAAACCCTGTGA
- a CDS encoding type II toxin-antitoxin system RelE/ParE family toxin — protein sequence MGSALEFKVIWSARAVSDLEELCNYIAADNPDAAYKTGREIMARAQMLATFPLAGPTYPRGTDGNIREAIQRPYRIFYEVTEATKTVDILHVRHGARQEPKF from the coding sequence ATGGGCAGCGCGCTGGAATTCAAAGTAATCTGGTCTGCACGAGCTGTTTCCGATTTAGAGGAACTGTGCAACTACATCGCCGCTGACAATCCTGATGCTGCCTATAAAACCGGCCGGGAAATAATGGCTAGAGCTCAAATGCTGGCTACTTTTCCCTTAGCTGGTCCCACCTACCCGCGTGGCACTGACGGCAATATTCGCGAAGCTATCCAGCGTCCGTATCGTATCTTCTACGAAGTAACTGAGGCAACCAAGACTGTGGATATCCTGCATGTGCGTCACGGTGCGCGCCAAGAACCTAAGTTTTGA
- a CDS encoding SRPBCC domain-containing protein, with product MTVKEEGIIHRLPSFVWQYVASTEMLPRWNPAIRRIFPKSQGPFRPHFEFDVTLAGQNGGEHEYNAEVAEFVEHRRIVFKMRSKTDPSIPESTEIITLSPIVKGTKIERFTEIYAKEKTISWWAKLLMRIFGRFRKQQAEVKSGETLKRLAQLVEQNSKPSGLTLRSRTRR from the coding sequence ATGACTGTTAAGGAAGAAGGCATCATTCACCGCTTGCCATCCTTCGTCTGGCAATACGTTGCCAGCACTGAGATGCTGCCGCGGTGGAATCCGGCGATCCGTCGCATCTTCCCGAAGTCCCAAGGGCCATTTCGCCCACACTTCGAGTTCGATGTCACTCTGGCGGGTCAGAACGGTGGCGAACATGAATACAACGCCGAGGTGGCGGAATTCGTGGAGCACCGCCGTATTGTTTTCAAGATGAGGTCAAAGACCGACCCATCAATCCCTGAATCAACCGAGATCATCACCCTGTCCCCGATCGTCAAAGGGACGAAGATCGAGCGTTTCACGGAGATTTACGCCAAAGAAAAAACGATTTCCTGGTGGGCAAAACTGCTGATGCGAATCTTCGGACGTTTCCGGAAGCAACAGGCCGAGGTCAAAAGCGGAGAAACGTTGAAACGGCTCGCTCAACTGGTGGAGCAGAACAGCAAACCCTCAGGGTTAACTCTACGGAGCCGGACTAGGCGGTGA
- a CDS encoding nuclear transport factor 2 family protein, which produces MSTSSDSSPESVVQRQLDAYNAHDIEALLATYAEDAQQFEYPNKLLVSGHDQLRERFTIRFSEPNLHAKLLNRIVMGHTVIDHELITRTFPEGPGTLEIVAIYEVQNGKITKATFITGAKTINS; this is translated from the coding sequence ATGTCCACCAGTTCCGACTCAAGCCCCGAATCCGTCGTCCAACGCCAGCTCGACGCCTACAACGCCCACGACATCGAAGCCCTGCTCGCGACCTACGCCGAAGACGCGCAACAATTCGAGTATCCGAACAAACTCCTCGTCAGCGGCCACGACCAGTTACGCGAGCGCTTCACCATCCGCTTCTCTGAGCCCAATCTCCACGCCAAGCTCCTCAACCGCATCGTGATGGGCCACACCGTCATCGACCACGAACTCATCACCCGCACCTTCCCCGAAGGCCCAGGCACACTGGAGATCGTCGCCATCTATGAAGTGCAGAATGGGAAGATCACGAAGGCAACGTTCATAACGGGTGCCAAAACGATTAACTCATAG
- a CDS encoding DUF805 domain-containing protein has translation MDWKSYFSLKGRMRRIHFCIIYLIFVLITVGFSSLQLHPVYNLSVLILLLKAAIIPPSVRRIHDMGYSGWFVIGVLAVPYAVLLLLFIPPDASNEFGPDPRIAPNTAPTEIDKAP, from the coding sequence ATGGATTGGAAGTCGTATTTCTCACTGAAAGGGCGGATGCGCCGGATACACTTTTGCATCATCTATTTGATCTTCGTTTTGATCACCGTCGGCTTCAGCTCTCTTCAACTGCATCCAGTTTACAATCTGTCTGTTTTAATTCTTCTGCTGAAAGCAGCCATCATACCGCCGAGCGTACGTCGCATTCATGACATGGGCTACTCAGGCTGGTTCGTCATCGGTGTCCTCGCCGTTCCTTACGCCGTTCTATTGCTTCTTTTCATCCCGCCTGATGCCAGTAATGAATTCGGCCCCGATCCGCGCATAGCGCCGAACACAGCCCCGACCGAAATCGACAAAGCCCCTTGA
- a CDS encoding ACP phosphodiesterase encodes MNWLAHLYLSEPDTEFRLGNLLADQVKGADRQRMSPAFLRGVTCHQAIDAFTENHPLVKHSRTFISPEQRRFSGILIDVFYDHFLARNWSQFSDTPLEQFTHSAYAEFQPLIPTLPEEARITLERIIEHDWLSSYREIAGIEDVLERLSGRLSERLKRPMSLHASVKDLRTSYGALESDFMKFMPELQERIMRDVRGDSP; translated from the coding sequence GTGAACTGGCTCGCCCACCTCTACCTCTCGGAACCGGACACCGAGTTCCGCTTGGGCAACCTGCTCGCTGATCAGGTGAAGGGCGCTGACCGCCAACGGATGAGCCCCGCCTTCCTTCGCGGCGTCACCTGCCACCAAGCCATCGACGCCTTCACGGAAAATCATCCCCTCGTAAAACACAGTCGCACGTTCATCTCACCCGAACAACGTCGCTTCAGCGGTATTTTGATCGATGTCTTCTACGACCATTTCCTCGCACGCAACTGGAGCCAGTTTTCTGACACACCACTGGAACAGTTCACCCACAGCGCTTACGCCGAGTTCCAACCCCTCATCCCAACACTGCCCGAAGAAGCGCGCATCACCCTCGAACGCATCATCGAGCACGATTGGCTCTCCTCCTATCGCGAGATTGCTGGAATTGAGGATGTCCTTGAACGGCTCTCAGGCCGGTTGAGTGAACGGCTGAAACGCCCCATGTCTCTTCATGCTTCAGTTAAAGATCTGAGGACAAGCTATGGTGCGCTAGAATCTGACTTCATGAAATTTATGCCCGAGTTACAAGAGAGAATCATGCGTGATGTCCGGGGTGATTCGCCGTAG